The Candidatus Cloacimonadota bacterium genome window below encodes:
- a CDS encoding HAD-IA family hydrolase, giving the protein MSLPFLLFDFDGTIADSIHLGLKIANHLAPRFGLDTLSEEDFAKVRSMSIPKALKYLKIPFYKLPKLIPTALIEYRHLIHELEPFVGIREMLQELNSMQCPMALLSSNSNENVWYFLQHHHLNHFNWVEGTSGILKKHNSIRKQLKKHKLKSDNVIYVGDEIRDIIAAHKCGLRIISVSWGFHTTDLLVQKDPDYLVDKPYQIVEVVKKLIHTDLS; this is encoded by the coding sequence ATGAGCTTGCCTTTTTTACTGTTTGATTTTGATGGAACTATAGCGGATTCCATCCATTTGGGGTTGAAGATTGCCAACCATCTGGCACCCAGATTTGGTTTGGATACCCTTAGTGAGGAAGATTTTGCCAAAGTGCGTAGCATGAGCATTCCCAAGGCTCTTAAATACCTAAAGATTCCCTTTTATAAATTGCCCAAGTTGATTCCTACGGCACTGATAGAATATCGCCATCTCATTCACGAACTGGAACCGTTTGTAGGTATTCGGGAAATGCTGCAAGAGCTTAATTCAATGCAATGTCCCATGGCACTGTTAAGCTCGAATAGCAACGAAAACGTCTGGTATTTTTTGCAACATCACCATTTAAACCATTTCAACTGGGTAGAAGGTACTTCCGGCATCTTAAAGAAACACAATAGCATCAGGAAACAACTAAAAAAACACAAGCTAAAAAGCGATAACGTAATCTATGTAGGCGATGAGATTAGAGATATTATCGCTGCTCATAAATGTGGTTTGCGCATTATATCGGTAAGTTGGGGGTTTCACACTACAGACTTGTTGGTGCAAAAGGATCCCGATTATCTGGTGGATAAGCCTTACCAAATTGTAGAAGTAGTAAAAAAGCTTATTCATACTGATTTATCATGA
- the rsmI gene encoding 16S rRNA (cytidine(1402)-2'-O)-methyltransferase, with translation MRKGVIFLVPVPIGNLKDITLRALELLAQVRLIACEDTRKTAFLLNHFEIEPPKLLSFHKFNERSREKSIFAYLEKGEDLAIVSDAGSPAISDPAQALVAEAINRDYTVQALPGATALIPALCVSGFNTQAFQFLGFLPPKRKERDFVLRQVAQYPHPSIIYESVHHLKTTLAEMLCYFPERKIAIAREISKLHEECVRGKLQEIVEEYKITEKGEFVIVVDAAPALEIKFPNAEAEKMLQTGAGKKSKDLAAELSDRFGISKNTAYKYVLEHRK, from the coding sequence ATGCGCAAAGGGGTGATATTTTTAGTGCCGGTTCCTATTGGGAATCTAAAAGATATCACCCTCAGAGCGCTGGAGCTACTTGCCCAAGTTCGCCTGATTGCTTGTGAAGATACTCGCAAGACGGCTTTTCTGCTTAATCATTTTGAAATTGAGCCGCCCAAACTGCTCAGTTTTCATAAATTCAACGAACGTAGCAGAGAGAAAAGTATCTTTGCGTACTTGGAAAAGGGAGAGGATCTTGCCATTGTATCAGATGCGGGATCTCCTGCTATATCCGATCCTGCGCAGGCTTTGGTTGCTGAAGCCATTAACCGAGATTACACTGTACAGGCGCTACCAGGCGCTACGGCGCTTATTCCCGCTCTGTGCGTTTCCGGCTTCAATACTCAAGCTTTCCAGTTTTTAGGCTTTCTGCCTCCCAAAAGAAAAGAGCGGGACTTTGTGCTAAGGCAAGTTGCCCAATACCCTCATCCCAGCATTATATATGAGAGCGTACATCATTTAAAGACGACTTTGGCCGAAATGCTGTGCTACTTTCCAGAACGGAAAATAGCCATTGCCCGCGAAATTTCAAAACTACACGAAGAGTGTGTTAGAGGCAAATTGCAGGAGATAGTAGAGGAATACAAGATCACCGAAAAGGGTGAATTTGTAATAGTAGTGGATGCTGCGCCGGCTCTTGAGATAAAGTTTCCCAATGCAGAAGCAGAAAAAATGCTTCAAACTGGGGCTGGCAAGAAGAGTAAGGACTTAGCTGCAGAGCTTTCGGATCGCTTTGGCATTAGTAAAAATACGGCCTACAAATACGTTCTAGAGCACCGCAAATGA